One Nonomuraea angiospora DNA segment encodes these proteins:
- a CDS encoding ABC transporter permease, giving the protein MSAAVQGLVAPNPPRAAGRAPALTFALRAVGPVLLLAAWYAATASGALTKDVLAGPQDVVKTFAELWADGQLPEALRVSVTRAGLGLVLGASTGLLLGVVSGFTRLGEELVDSSMQALRAIPFLALTSLFVVWFGIEEASKILLIGVACTFPMYVNVSSGVRNVDRKVVEAARSFGLGRLAIAREVVLPGALPSVFAGLRLATTLSVIALIAAEEINVTAGLGYLMARATDYLRTDILALCVLLYAVIGLLADLALRLVERMTMPWRRAVTLR; this is encoded by the coding sequence CGAACCCGCCCCGCGCCGCCGGCCGCGCGCCCGCGCTGACGTTCGCGCTGCGGGCCGTCGGCCCCGTCCTGCTGCTGGCGGCCTGGTACGCGGCCACCGCCTCCGGCGCCCTCACCAAGGACGTGCTCGCCGGCCCGCAGGACGTCGTCAAGACCTTCGCCGAGCTGTGGGCCGACGGCCAGCTCCCGGAGGCGCTGCGCGTGTCCGTCACCCGGGCCGGCCTCGGCCTGGTGCTGGGCGCCTCCACCGGACTGCTGCTCGGCGTCGTCTCCGGCTTCACCCGGCTCGGCGAGGAGCTGGTGGACTCCTCGATGCAGGCGCTGCGCGCCATCCCCTTCCTGGCGCTGACCTCGCTGTTCGTCGTCTGGTTCGGGATCGAGGAGGCGTCCAAGATCCTGCTGATCGGCGTGGCCTGCACCTTCCCCATGTACGTCAACGTCTCCAGCGGCGTGCGCAACGTGGACCGCAAGGTCGTCGAGGCGGCTCGCTCGTTCGGGCTCGGCCGGCTCGCGATCGCCCGCGAGGTCGTGCTGCCGGGCGCGCTGCCGTCGGTCTTCGCCGGGCTGCGCCTGGCCACCACGCTCAGCGTGATCGCGCTCATCGCGGCCGAGGAGATCAACGTGACGGCCGGGCTCGGCTACCTCATGGCCCGGGCCACCGACTACCTGCGCACCGACATCCTGGCGCTGTGCGTGCTGCTCTACGCCGTGATCGGGCTGCTGGCCGACCTGGCGCTGCGGCTGGTCGAACGGATGACGATGCCCTGGCGCAGGGCGGTGACGCTGCGATGA